In Elusimicrobiota bacterium, the following proteins share a genomic window:
- a CDS encoding SDR family NAD(P)-dependent oxidoreductase, with product MGLRVLITGASSGFGRELAVQLGREGCRLALTGRRAERLRETAALAREAGASEVLELVGGVEDRAAVARHGAAVRERFGGLDWAILNAGISKSGSARERFAVSDYREVYETNVFGVLNWIEEVLPGMRAAGAGVLVGVSSLAGYRGLPHSGPYGSSKAALTAILESLRTALRGTGVDVVTVCPGFVRTELTARWKPQDMPFLMEPADAVRVMIKGIKARRTVVHFPWPFSHFVKYILRNTPDFIFDRVAAKATRRRTKD from the coding sequence ATGGGACTGCGGGTCTTGATCACCGGCGCGAGCTCGGGTTTCGGCCGCGAGCTGGCCGTCCAGCTCGGGCGGGAGGGCTGCCGGCTCGCGCTCACCGGCCGGCGCGCCGAGCGCCTGAGGGAGACCGCGGCCCTCGCGCGGGAGGCGGGCGCCTCCGAGGTGCTCGAGCTCGTCGGCGGCGTCGAGGACCGCGCGGCCGTCGCGCGCCACGGCGCGGCGGTCCGCGAGCGCTTCGGCGGGCTCGACTGGGCGATCCTCAACGCCGGGATCTCGAAGTCGGGCAGCGCGCGCGAGCGCTTCGCGGTCTCCGACTACCGCGAGGTCTACGAGACCAACGTCTTCGGCGTCCTGAACTGGATCGAGGAGGTCCTGCCCGGCATGCGCGCGGCGGGAGCGGGGGTCCTCGTCGGGGTCTCGAGCCTGGCGGGCTACCGCGGCCTGCCCCACTCCGGGCCCTACGGCTCGAGCAAGGCGGCGCTCACGGCCATCCTCGAGTCTCTGCGCACGGCCCTGCGCGGCACCGGCGTGGACGTCGTCACGGTCTGTCCCGGCTTCGTGCGCACGGAGCTGACCGCGCGCTGGAAACCCCAGGACATGCCCTTCCTCATGGAGCCCGCGGACGCCGTGCGCGTCATGATCAAAGGCATCAAGGCGCGGCGCACGGTCGTGCACTTCCCCTGGCCGTTCTCGCACTTCGTGAAGTACATCCTGAGGAACACCCCCGACTTCATCTTCGACCGCGTCGCCGCCAAGGCGACGCGCCGCCGGACGAAAGACTGA
- a CDS encoding response regulator, protein MAERPDSPLILVAEDHDLTRRMLVRCLKPLSPRVLETGSGAELLELIAREAPALVALDLDLSDGPRGVALCRAVRAAARGASTRIIAGTTYEHNVRTKIELLQAGADTYFQKDEPVGELLIAARMLLEPSPAVRRELSAPTVLLIDDDEGQLEGLSTAFRLQGFAPRTALSAPIAILHVLEARPDAVLLDYAMPKLNGLEALRILRSLPGTGDVPILMLTAKDDLDLEALCLREGADGYLVKGKQGWGDIPTGVRNLLRRLKEDGNAPLSAPRLSVDPLRRLAFVDGEPVRLTRQDLDFLSYLMRRSPRTVTWRELQLEIGGFAQSELRDGTVPIIETALARLRTKLGPVSHYLGVERNVGVLFVPG, encoded by the coding sequence ATGGCCGAAAGACCGGACTCGCCTCTCATCCTGGTCGCCGAAGACCATGACCTCACGCGGCGCATGCTGGTGCGCTGCCTGAAGCCGCTCTCCCCGCGCGTGCTCGAAACCGGCAGCGGGGCCGAGCTCCTCGAACTCATCGCGCGCGAGGCGCCGGCGCTCGTCGCCCTCGACCTCGACCTCTCGGACGGTCCCCGGGGGGTCGCGCTCTGCCGGGCCGTGCGCGCGGCCGCGCGCGGCGCCTCCACCCGCATCATCGCCGGGACCACCTACGAGCACAACGTCCGGACCAAGATCGAGCTGCTGCAGGCGGGCGCGGACACCTACTTCCAGAAGGACGAGCCCGTCGGCGAGCTGCTCATCGCGGCGCGCATGCTCCTCGAGCCCTCCCCGGCGGTCCGCCGGGAGCTGAGCGCGCCGACGGTCCTCCTCATCGACGACGACGAGGGGCAGCTCGAGGGGCTCTCGACGGCTTTCCGCCTGCAGGGCTTCGCGCCCCGCACGGCCCTGAGCGCGCCGATCGCCATCCTCCACGTCCTCGAGGCCCGGCCCGACGCCGTGCTCCTCGACTACGCGATGCCCAAGCTCAACGGCCTCGAGGCGCTGCGCATCCTGCGCTCCCTGCCCGGCACGGGCGACGTGCCCATCCTCATGCTGACGGCGAAGGACGACCTGGACCTCGAGGCCCTCTGCCTGCGCGAGGGGGCCGACGGCTACCTCGTGAAAGGGAAGCAGGGCTGGGGGGACATCCCGACCGGCGTGCGCAACCTCCTGCGCCGGCTCAAGGAGGACGGGAACGCTCCGCTCAGCGCCCCGCGCCTCAGCGTGGACCCGCTGCGCCGCCTCGCCTTCGTGGACGGGGAGCCGGTGCGGCTCACCCGCCAGGACCTCGACTTCCTCTCCTACCTCATGCGCCGCAGCCCCCGCACGGTGACCTGGCGCGAGCTCCAGCTGGAGATCGGGGGCTTCGCTCAGTCGGAGCTCCGCGACGGCACGGTCCCCATCATCGAGACGGCGCTCGCGCGTCTGCGCACGAAGCTGGGACCCGTGAGCCACTACCTCGGCGTCGAGCGCAACGTCGGCGTCCTCTTCGTCCCCGGGTAG